The Thermodesulfovibrionia bacterium genome contains a region encoding:
- a CDS encoding lysozyme, translated as MARSHRKTTPAGRKLIKDFEQFSTTPYICPAGYWTIAFGHLIRKGEVFTSVTEEEGEAILEKDLYTAERAVLRLISVPLSDSQFDALVSFVFNLGSGALQSSTLRMKINRGEYSAEVAVQFMRWVYAGGRKLNGLIRRRRAEADMYCMSANMGLKQAA; from the coding sequence TTGGCAAGAAGTCATAGAAAGACAACGCCAGCGGGGCGAAAGTTGATTAAGGATTTTGAGCAGTTTTCAACAACGCCTTATATCTGCCCGGCTGGTTATTGGACAATAGCATTCGGGCATTTAATAAGAAAAGGTGAAGTTTTCACATCTGTAACAGAAGAAGAGGGAGAGGCGATACTGGAAAAGGATTTATATACAGCAGAGAGGGCTGTCCTGAGATTAATAAGCGTGCCATTATCAGACTCACAGTTTGATGCTCTTGTATCATTTGTTTTTAACCTTGGCTCCGGCGCTTTACAGAGCAGCACGTTAAGAATGAAGATCAATCGCGGCGAATATTCTGCGGAAGTGGCGGTGCAGTTTATGCGATGGGTTTATGCCGGAGGGCGGAAATTAAATGGTCTTATTCGCAGGCGCCGGGCTGAGGCCGATATGTATTGCATGTCGGCAAATATGGGATTAAAACAGGCGGCATAA
- a CDS encoding Com family DNA-binding transcriptional regulator: MKEKKPAELPNVRCKKCGKLLFKGEFTEIEVKCPRCNFLQTFRGAQALKKAS, encoded by the coding sequence ATGAAAGAAAAGAAGCCCGCTGAATTACCTAATGTACGGTGCAAAAAATGCGGGAAGCTATTATTCAAAGGAGAGTTTACAGAGATAGAGGTCAAATGCCCCCGCTGCAATTTCTTACAGACCTTCAGGGGTGCTCAAGCACTTAAGAAAGCAAGCTAA
- a CDS encoding head decoration protein, which translates to MKLTKREKRKFSLMGLIVITLIMVMGIGIVGVVAPKALAVLPLIGIALGIAYAEGNYLSDVLLKEADDRVSREKVTVISGQNLLIGAIVGKITKALGAITADADNTGNGTCTGVTMGADALLGTYTIECITAVENGGKFKVINPLGNALPDATVAVAYVNDQINFTVNDGATDFIVGDKFTIVVGAGSGKVTQLAPAAINGSQNAYGMLTSAIDASSADVEGVAIVRDAVLKSLGIVWPAGITEPQKAAALAELEAKLVTTREGV; encoded by the coding sequence ATGAAGCTGACAAAAAGAGAGAAGAGGAAGTTTTCACTTATGGGGTTGATCGTGATTACCCTCATCATGGTTATGGGGATCGGGATTGTCGGAGTGGTTGCGCCTAAAGCGCTTGCCGTTTTGCCGCTTATAGGTATCGCACTTGGGATTGCCTATGCAGAGGGCAATTATCTGAGCGATGTTTTACTGAAGGAGGCTGATGATAGGGTCTCCCGGGAGAAAGTGACGGTCATATCAGGACAGAATCTTTTAATCGGCGCAATAGTCGGGAAGATCACAAAAGCGCTTGGGGCGATCACAGCTGATGCAGACAACACCGGTAATGGAACATGTACAGGCGTTACGATGGGGGCTGACGCATTGCTCGGCACTTATACGATTGAATGCATTACTGCTGTTGAAAATGGCGGGAAATTCAAGGTTATAAACCCACTCGGCAATGCCTTGCCGGATGCAACTGTTGCAGTTGCTTATGTGAACGATCAGATTAATTTTACAGTCAATGACGGAGCCACGGACTTTATCGTTGGTGATAAGTTCACTATCGTTGTTGGTGCCGGCAGCGGGAAGGTCACACAGCTTGCTCCTGCCGCGATTAACGGCTCACAGAATGCTTACGGCATGCTGACATCTGCGATTGATGCAAGTTCCGCAGATGTGGAAGGAGTAGCTATCGTCAGAGATGCCGTGCTAAAGAGTTTGGGTATCGTATGGCCGGCGGGCATAACGGAACCACAAAAGGCTGCTGCATTGGCAGAGCTTGAAGCAAAACTTGTTACCACAAGGGAGGGGGTATAA
- a CDS encoding major capsid protein, translated as MFVNLAKDPAFNVASLSQAINILPNNYGKVREMNLFPFKGVRTRVIYVEEQNGVLNLLQTQPIGAPGDAGISGKRKVRSFVIPHIPHDDVVLPEEVEGVRAFGAEQDVLKTIADAVNEKLQSMKNKHSITLEHLRMGALKGIILDADGSTLYNLYTEFEIEAKEIDFVLGTATTKVINKCNELARHLEKNLKGEVMNGIHAFVSPEFFDKLTNHATVKEAYARWQNGEALRSDMRKGFRFGPIMFEEYIGEATDKAGNVRKFITAEEGHAFPTGTNDTFKTFCAPADFNETVNTIGQPIYAKISERKHGRGYDLHTQSNPLPLCARPGVLVKVKSSN; from the coding sequence ATGTTTGTCAACTTAGCGAAAGATCCTGCATTTAATGTCGCCTCACTTTCACAGGCGATAAACATCCTGCCGAATAACTACGGCAAAGTGAGAGAGATGAACCTCTTCCCGTTCAAGGGAGTGAGGACGAGAGTTATATATGTTGAAGAACAGAATGGCGTTCTCAACTTATTGCAGACACAGCCGATCGGGGCGCCGGGAGATGCCGGAATAAGCGGCAAGCGTAAAGTGAGGTCATTTGTAATACCTCATATCCCGCATGACGATGTTGTGCTTCCTGAAGAAGTTGAAGGCGTCAGGGCATTCGGCGCTGAACAGGATGTGCTCAAGACCATAGCAGATGCAGTCAATGAGAAACTTCAGAGCATGAAGAATAAGCATTCCATAACGCTTGAGCATCTGCGCATGGGTGCTCTCAAGGGGATAATCCTTGATGCCGACGGTTCAACCCTCTACAACCTCTATACCGAGTTTGAGATAGAGGCCAAGGAGATAGATTTTGTTCTCGGCACTGCAACCACAAAGGTCATCAACAAGTGCAATGAGCTTGCGAGACATCTTGAAAAGAATCTTAAGGGTGAGGTCATGAACGGAATACATGCCTTCGTGTCTCCTGAGTTCTTTGACAAGCTGACGAATCATGCGACAGTCAAAGAAGCATATGCCAGATGGCAGAACGGCGAGGCGCTCCGGTCTGACATGAGAAAGGGTTTCAGGTTCGGCCCGATCATGTTTGAGGAGTATATCGGTGAAGCGACCGACAAGGCCGGTAACGTAAGGAAGTTCATCACGGCTGAAGAAGGGCATGCGTTCCCGACAGGGACGAATGACACATTCAAGACCTTCTGTGCTCCTGCTGACTTTAATGAGACCGTCAATACCATTGGCCAGCCGATCTACGCCAAGATCTCAGAGCGTAAGCATGGGAGAGGCTATGATCTCCATACACAGAGCAACCCGCTGCCGCTCTGTGCAAGGCCGGGAGTCCTTGTGAAGGTCAAGTCAAGCAATTAA
- a CDS encoding DUF1320 domain-containing protein, producing the protein MAYCNEDDIKKRIPEQVIIELTDDNSADEIDPVKVLDAIASAEGEINGYLRSRYTLPLLSIPDLIRKLSVDIAIYYLYARKVEEIPDTRRTMYKDAINTLQSIAAGRVVLDIVEEDDVPDPDFTSGVVKSTHFGKLC; encoded by the coding sequence ATGGCATATTGCAATGAAGATGACATAAAGAAACGTATTCCCGAACAGGTAATTATTGAGCTTACTGATGACAACTCCGCCGATGAAATTGATCCAGTAAAGGTCTTAGATGCCATAGCGTCGGCTGAAGGAGAAATCAATGGTTATCTGAGGTCCAGATACACACTCCCGCTCTTGTCGATACCGGACCTTATAAGAAAGCTGTCAGTTGATATCGCTATCTACTATCTTTATGCTCGCAAGGTCGAGGAGATACCTGACACCCGGAGGACGATGTATAAGGACGCTATTAATACATTACAGTCCATTGCAGCCGGAAGAGTAGTGCTTGATATTGTCGAAGAAGATGATGTGCCTGATCCGGACTTTACATCAGGGGTCGTTAAATCAACCCACTTTGGTAAATTATGCTGA
- a CDS encoding DUF1834 family protein: MSIDFVQVEDKVIAELKANMKYLKNVESYAGQLASEIDKLVGNFPAVYVAYGGSKLEWVDGTVYNDLPDFDIIVVSKNFKGGEARRKDTNGCYDMIKDVLKYLTNQDFGMDIEKLKPVDVTLLLSTHLATAYNIKFQTNFDIVYE, encoded by the coding sequence ATGTCGATAGATTTTGTTCAGGTTGAAGACAAGGTAATCGCTGAGCTTAAGGCAAATATGAAATACCTTAAAAATGTCGAGTCATATGCCGGCCAGCTCGCATCTGAGATAGATAAACTTGTGGGGAACTTCCCAGCTGTTTATGTGGCTTACGGCGGGTCAAAACTCGAATGGGTTGACGGGACTGTTTATAACGATCTTCCTGACTTCGATATTATCGTCGTTTCCAAAAACTTCAAGGGCGGTGAGGCCCGGCGGAAGGATACTAACGGCTGTTACGACATGATCAAAGACGTCCTGAAATATTTGACCAATCAGGACTTCGGGATGGATATCGAGAAGCTGAAGCCGGTTGATGTGACACTTTTATTAAGCACACACCTGGCGACAGCTTATAAC